A genomic window from Salvia miltiorrhiza cultivar Shanhuang (shh) chromosome 5, IMPLAD_Smil_shh, whole genome shotgun sequence includes:
- the LOC131026385 gene encoding berberine bridge enzyme-like 18, producing the protein MASPHTLTFLFLIFTNLLLFGASSSIDHGYDDFLECLTDQFQRSNSATDIIYTPQNATYASLLLSQNLRPASSLLERPDLIVTPFHVSEIQAAIYCSRMLGLQIRVKSGGHDYEGLSYTSAATPFVIVDMRNFRSVTIDDKEKTARVQVGATLGQLYYTISRKSRTLAFPAGVCPTVGVGGHFSGGGYGMISRKHSIASDHIVDAILINADGKILDRRSMGEDLFWAIRGGGGTSFGIVLEFKVTLVTVPETVTVFNVTRTLEENATEIVHKWQYIADKVDENLLLRLFLNPANSPTTGNRTISASFTSLYQGRTRDVLPIMEEHFPELGLTEEDCIEMSWVESLLFFANIENQTLDVLVDRTPQGGFGSSYFKGKSDYVSAPIPVDGLREIWRFLLEDEGSSLQFSPYGGVLNTFSESETPFPHRRGNIFMIHYGVGWSNLNESQARIDWIRGLYSFMARYVTQNPRAAYFNYRDLDIGRNNQGNTSYDQASVWGLSYFKNNFRRLVRVKTKVDPSNFFRNEQSIPALAS; encoded by the coding sequence ATGGCGTCTCCTCATACTCTCACATTCCTCTTCTTAATTTTCACAAACCTCTTACTCTTCGGAGCTTCTTCATCTATAGATCATGGCTACGACGATTTTCTCGAATGCTTAACCGATCAATTCCAACGCTCAAACTCAGCTACTGATATAATCTATACCCCTCAAAATGCAACCTATGCATCTCTTTTACTATCACAAAATCTCCGGCCAGCTTCCAGCTTGTTGGAGAGACCCGACCTCATCGTCACGCCCTTCCACGTGTCCGAAATCCAGGCAGCAATCTACTGCTCCCGGATGCTCGGCCTGCAGATCAGAGTGAAGAGCGGCGGCCATGACTATGAAGGCCTTTCCTACACCTCCGCAGCAACGCCTTTCGTCATCGTGGACATGAGAAACTTCCGATCAGTAACCATCGATGACAAGGAGAAAACTGCAAGGGTGCAGGTGGGTGCAACTCTCGGCCAACTCTACTACACAATCTCCCGGAAAAGCAGGACTCTTGCTTTCCCAGCCGGTGTTTGCCCGACGGTGGGCGTGGGCGGCCACTTCAGCGGCGGAGGATACGGCATGATATCACGCAAGCATTCCATCGCCTCCGATCACATCGTGGACGCCATATTGATCAACGCTGACGGCAAAATCCTGGACAGGAGAAGCATGGGAGAAGATCTGTTTTGGGCCATCCGAGGAGGCGGAGGTACAAGCTTCGGGATTGTTCTGGAATTCAAGGTGACGTTAGTCACTGTTCCAGAAACAGTCACCGTCTTCAACGTGACGCGAACATTGGAAGAAAACGCGACGGAGATAGTCCACAAATGGCAATACATCGCCGATAAGGTCGATGAGAATCTCCTGCTCAGGCTATTTTTGAATCCCGCCAACTCCCCGACGACGGGAAACCGTACAATCTCAGCCTCGTTCACGTCGCTGTACCAGGGACGGACTCGCGATGTTCTGCCGATAATGGAAGAGCATTTTCCGGAGCTGGGATTAACCGAAGAAGATTGCATTGAGATGAGCTGGGTAGAATCCCTTCTCTTCTTCGCAAATATTGAAAATCAAACCCTAGACGTGTTGGTGGATCGGACGCCGCAGGGCGGCTTCGGCTCATCTTACTTCAAAGGGAAATCTGACTATGTTAGCGCTCCAATCCCGGTGGACGGCCTGAGAGAGATATGGAGGTTCCTTCTAGAAGATGAAGGTTCTAGCTTGCAGTTCAGTCCGTATGGAGGAGTCCTTAACACATTCTCCGAATCTGAAACACCGTTCCCTCATCGGAGGGGAAATATATTCATGATCCACTACGGCGTGGGATGGAGCAACCTAAATGAATCGCAAGCACGTATTGACTGGATCAGAGGGCTCTATAGCTTCATGGCGCGCTACGTAACCCAAAATCCGAGAGCTGCTTACTTCAATTACAGAGATCTTGATATTGGGAGGAACAATCAAGGGAACACCAGTTACGATCAGGCTAGTGTTTGGGGCCTCAGCTATTTTAAGAACAATTTCAGAAGATTGGTTCGTGTGAAGACCAAAGTTGATCCGTCAAACTTTTTCAGAAACGAGCAAAGTATTCCAGCGTTGGCGTCGTAG